In the genome of Pseudomonas protegens, one region contains:
- a CDS encoding OmpA family protein, producing MSIIRTAVPLVLLTSVLTGCAGLQKTDWPICAAVGGVTGAALGATESSSWAGGGALLVGGLAGAYCWVKGDGDEDGDGVPDSRDKCPHTPRGVKVDANGCPPPPPVVEEVVVVKEETIVIRDVYFHFDSAKLTDADKSKLNTIVTRLKQEAPSAQLRVTGHTDSVGSDAYNQKLSEKRAHSVVEYLISNGIPRNSFVSVTGAGESKPVADNKTAEGRAMNRRTEIQINR from the coding sequence ATGAGCATCATTCGGACGGCAGTACCCTTGGTTCTGTTAACCAGTGTGTTGACTGGTTGTGCAGGTTTGCAGAAAACCGACTGGCCGATCTGTGCCGCGGTGGGCGGTGTCACGGGCGCGGCGCTGGGCGCCACCGAAAGCTCCTCGTGGGCGGGCGGTGGCGCGTTGCTGGTCGGTGGCCTGGCCGGCGCCTATTGCTGGGTAAAAGGTGATGGCGACGAGGACGGCGATGGTGTGCCGGACAGCCGTGACAAGTGCCCGCATACCCCAAGGGGCGTGAAGGTCGATGCCAACGGCTGCCCACCACCGCCACCGGTGGTGGAAGAGGTGGTCGTGGTCAAGGAAGAAACCATCGTCATTCGCGACGTGTACTTCCATTTCGACTCGGCCAAGCTGACCGACGCCGACAAGTCCAAGCTCAATACCATCGTCACCCGCCTGAAACAGGAGGCGCCGAGCGCGCAACTGCGAGTGACCGGCCACACCGACAGCGTCGGCAGCGACGCCTACAACCAGAAGCTCTCGGAAAAACGGGCCCACTCGGTGGTGGAGTACCTGATCAGCAACGGCATTCCACGCAACAGCTTCGTCTCGGTGACCGGCGCTGGTGAAAGCAAGCCGGTGGCGGACAACAAGACCGCCGAAGGCCGAGCCATGAACCGTCGCACGGAGATTCAGATCAACCGCTGA
- a CDS encoding succinylglutamate desuccinylase/aspartoacylase family protein — translation MRHEIHDLIAPLPGTARQVHSFHFGPAQAPGKIYIQSSLHADELPGMLVAWHLKQRLTELEAEGRLRHAIALVPVANPVGLEQILMDVPLGRYQLESGQNFNRGFVDLSEEVGNAVEGLLNHDPQHNLGLVRRHLADALARQRPETQLQSLRLTLQRLACDADMVLDLHCDFEAVAHLYTTPQAWPQVEPLARYIGAQACLLATDSAAWSFDECFSLLWWQLQQRFGERFAIPTGSFAVTVELRGQGDVNHDLARLDCQAMLDYLTHVGAIAAEAPPLPELPFPATPLAGVEPLATPVGGLLVFTALPGQYLQAGQQVAEIIDPIHDRVTPIHCNNAGLLYARSLRRMATAGMVIAHVAGREAYRSGYLLSP, via the coding sequence ATGCGCCACGAGATCCACGACCTGATCGCCCCCCTGCCGGGCACCGCGCGCCAGGTCCACAGCTTTCATTTCGGCCCCGCCCAGGCCCCGGGCAAGATCTACATCCAGTCCTCCCTGCATGCCGATGAACTGCCCGGCATGCTGGTGGCCTGGCACCTCAAGCAGCGCCTGACGGAACTGGAAGCCGAAGGTCGCCTGCGGCATGCAATCGCTCTGGTGCCGGTGGCCAACCCGGTAGGCCTGGAACAGATACTGATGGACGTGCCCCTGGGTCGCTATCAGTTGGAGAGCGGGCAGAACTTCAATCGCGGCTTCGTCGATCTCAGCGAAGAGGTGGGCAACGCCGTCGAAGGACTGCTCAATCACGATCCCCAGCACAACCTCGGTCTGGTGCGCCGGCACCTGGCCGACGCCCTGGCCCGGCAACGACCCGAGACGCAACTGCAATCCCTGCGCCTGACCCTGCAACGGCTGGCCTGCGACGCCGACATGGTGCTGGACCTGCACTGCGACTTCGAAGCCGTGGCGCACCTGTACACCACCCCCCAAGCCTGGCCACAGGTCGAGCCCCTGGCCCGCTACATCGGCGCCCAAGCCTGCCTGCTGGCCACCGACTCGGCGGCCTGGTCGTTCGATGAATGCTTCAGTCTGCTGTGGTGGCAACTGCAACAGCGCTTCGGCGAACGCTTTGCCATTCCCACGGGCAGCTTTGCGGTCACCGTCGAACTGCGCGGCCAAGGCGACGTCAATCATGACCTGGCCCGTCTCGACTGCCAGGCCATGCTGGATTACCTGACCCATGTCGGCGCCATCGCCGCCGAGGCGCCGCCCTTGCCTGAGCTGCCCTTCCCGGCCACGCCGCTGGCGGGAGTGGAACCGCTAGCAACGCCGGTGGGCGGGCTGCTGGTGTTCACCGCACTGCCGGGGCAATACCTGCAAGCCGGACAGCAGGTGGCTGAAATCATCGACCCGATCCACGACCGGGTCACCCCTATCCATTGCAACAACGCCGGGCTCCTGTACGCCCGCTCGCTGCGGCGCATGGCCACCGCCGGCATGGTGATCGCCCATGTCGCCGGCCGCGAAGCCTATCGCAGCGGCTATCTACTTTCGCCTTGA
- a CDS encoding cold-shock protein: protein MSNRQTGTVKWFNDEKGFGFITPQSGDDLFVHFKAIQSDGFKSLKEGQQVSFIATRGQKGMQAEEVQVI, encoded by the coding sequence ATGTCTAATCGCCAAACCGGTACCGTTAAGTGGTTCAACGATGAAAAAGGCTTCGGCTTCATCACTCCACAATCCGGTGACGACCTGTTCGTACACTTCAAAGCTATCCAATCCGACGGCTTCAAAAGCCTGAAAGAAGGCCAACAGGTTTCTTTCATCGCTACCCGCGGTCAGAAAGGCATGCAAGCTGAAGAAGTACAAGTTATCTAA
- a CDS encoding SEC-C metal-binding domain-containing protein codes for MTQQPHVHGPDCNHDHDHHDHDHGHVHGPHCNHAHQEPVRNALKDVGRNDPCPCGSSKKFKKCHGA; via the coding sequence ATGACCCAGCAACCTCATGTCCATGGCCCTGACTGCAACCACGATCATGACCACCACGATCACGACCATGGCCATGTTCACGGCCCGCACTGCAACCACGCGCACCAGGAGCCGGTGCGCAACGCGCTGAAGGACGTTGGCCGCAACGACCCTTGCCCTTGCGGCAGCAGCAAGAAGTTCAAGAAGTGCCACGGCGCTTGA
- a CDS encoding YchJ family protein, translating to MSASICPCGSGNLLDACCGHYHAGHPAPCAEALMRSRYSAYVLGQVDYLLATTLPAQQAGLDRQSISDWSAQSTWLGLQVESSEVFGGQPEHAFVTFTARWHDSQGEHSHRERSSFVQNQGRWYFIDPTVPLKAGRNDACPCGSGQKFKKCCASYFTR from the coding sequence ATGAGCGCCTCGATTTGTCCCTGCGGCAGCGGCAACCTGCTGGATGCCTGCTGCGGCCACTACCATGCCGGCCATCCCGCGCCCTGCGCCGAGGCCTTGATGCGTTCGCGCTACAGCGCCTACGTGCTGGGCCAGGTGGATTACCTGCTGGCCACTACCCTGCCGGCGCAGCAGGCCGGGCTGGATCGCCAGTCCATCAGCGACTGGAGCGCGCAAAGCACCTGGCTGGGACTGCAAGTGGAAAGCTCGGAGGTCTTCGGTGGCCAGCCGGAGCACGCCTTCGTCACCTTCACCGCTCGCTGGCACGACAGCCAGGGCGAGCACAGCCACCGTGAGCGCTCGTCCTTCGTGCAGAACCAGGGACGCTGGTACTTCATCGATCCGACGGTCCCTCTCAAGGCCGGACGCAACGACGCCTGCCCTTGTGGCAGCGGGCAAAAATTCAAGAAGTGCTGCGCCAGCTACTTCACCCGCTGA
- the dcd gene encoding dCTP deaminase, whose protein sequence is MSIKSDKWIRRMAQEHGMIEPFVERQMRGEGPDRLISFGVSSYGYDVRCADEFKVFTNINSATVDPKNFDEKSFVDIKSDVCIIPPNSFALARTVEYFRIPRNVLTICLGKSTYARCGIIVNVTPLEPEWEGHVTLEFSNTTTLPAKIYANEGVAQMLFLESDEECEVSYKDRGGKYQGQRGVTLPRT, encoded by the coding sequence ATGAGCATCAAATCGGACAAGTGGATTCGCCGCATGGCGCAAGAGCACGGCATGATCGAGCCCTTCGTAGAGCGCCAGATGCGTGGCGAAGGCCCGGATCGGCTGATCTCCTTCGGGGTGTCGAGCTACGGCTACGACGTGCGTTGCGCCGATGAATTCAAGGTGTTCACCAACATCAATTCGGCCACCGTCGATCCGAAGAACTTCGATGAAAAGAGCTTCGTCGACATCAAGAGCGACGTCTGCATCATCCCGCCGAACTCCTTTGCCCTGGCCCGCACCGTCGAGTACTTCCGCATTCCGCGCAACGTACTGACCATCTGCCTGGGCAAGAGCACCTATGCCCGGTGCGGCATCATCGTCAACGTGACCCCGCTGGAACCCGAGTGGGAAGGCCACGTGACCCTGGAATTCTCCAACACCACCACCTTGCCGGCGAAGATCTACGCCAACGAAGGCGTGGCGCAGATGCTGTTCCTGGAGTCGGACGAAGAGTGCGAAGTGTCCTACAAGGACCGCGGTGGCAAGTACCAGGGCCAGCGTGGCGTAACCCTGCCGCGCACCTGA
- a CDS encoding DUF6231 family protein yields MSAGISTRTPQQALAALLDRYAPQQLLLIGASDFPALTAFKDAHPGTQVAQAAPGPLPAELAARRFDLALAVDCLEHLPKRDGLNLLGGIRNLNASRIAVLADLSACGWQETDFFSLALQASERFQREQQVLTLFTYDLLEYKQVPDWLNSRFWANPENFGKYWW; encoded by the coding sequence ATGAGCGCCGGCATTTCTACTCGCACACCCCAGCAGGCCCTGGCGGCCCTGCTGGATCGCTATGCACCGCAACAGCTGCTGCTGATCGGCGCCAGCGACTTCCCGGCCCTGACGGCCTTCAAGGACGCCCACCCCGGTACTCAGGTCGCTCAGGCGGCGCCTGGCCCCCTGCCCGCGGAGCTGGCGGCCCGGCGTTTCGACCTGGCCCTGGCGGTGGACTGCCTGGAGCATTTGCCCAAGCGCGACGGCCTGAACCTGCTGGGGGGCATCCGCAACCTCAATGCCAGTCGGATCGCGGTACTGGCCGACCTGTCCGCCTGCGGCTGGCAGGAAACCGACTTTTTCTCCCTGGCCCTGCAGGCCAGCGAACGCTTCCAGCGGGAACAGCAGGTACTGACCCTGTTTACCTATGATCTGCTTGAATACAAACAGGTGCCCGACTGGCTCAATTCACGCTTCTGGGCGAACCCGGAAAACTTTGGAAAGTATTGGTGGTAA
- a CDS encoding LEA type 2 family protein, with amino-acid sequence MIVELRILRSLCLLGLLSLSGCVSWFTAEEQDPAVHLVKVEVVKANLLEQRFTLHLRVDNPNDSDLTVRRLTYRVYLERFLLSEGEHEHWFTVTPHSSRFFKVPVRTNLWPQIRDVVKLLRKPERPIPYRLEGELEIGLFIGKDVHLKRNGVIIPGDFIPE; translated from the coding sequence ATGATCGTTGAACTACGCATCCTTCGAAGCCTCTGCCTGCTCGGACTGTTGAGCCTGTCGGGGTGCGTGTCCTGGTTCACCGCTGAGGAACAGGATCCCGCGGTGCATCTGGTGAAAGTCGAGGTGGTGAAAGCCAACCTGCTGGAACAGCGCTTCACCCTGCACCTGCGGGTGGACAACCCCAACGACAGCGACCTGACCGTGCGCCGCCTGACTTACCGGGTCTACCTGGAGCGCTTCCTGCTCAGCGAGGGCGAGCACGAGCACTGGTTCACCGTCACGCCCCACAGCAGCCGCTTCTTCAAGGTGCCGGTACGCACCAACCTGTGGCCGCAGATCCGCGACGTGGTGAAACTGCTGCGCAAGCCGGAACGCCCCATTCCCTATCGCCTGGAGGGCGAACTGGAAATCGGATTATTCATCGGCAAGGACGTGCACCTGAAGCGCAATGGCGTGATAATTCCCGGCGATTTTATTCCGGAGTAA
- a CDS encoding ABC transporter permease, with amino-acid sequence MLEELLKNLGLSAFSLKGFGPLLLEGTWMTIKLSVLSLLVSVLLGLIGASAKLSSLALLRVPAQLYTTLIRGVPDLVLMLLIFYSLQTWLTSFTDFMEWEYIEINPFSAGVITLGFIYGAYFTETFRGAILAVPRGQVEAATAYGLKRGQRFRFVVFPQMMRFALPGIGNNWMVMLKATALVSIIGLADLVKAAQDAGKSTYQLFYFLVLAALIYLLITSASNVVLRKLERRYAAGAREAVR; translated from the coding sequence ATGCTCGAAGAACTTCTAAAAAACCTGGGGCTTTCCGCCTTCAGCCTGAAGGGTTTCGGCCCCCTGCTGCTGGAAGGCACCTGGATGACCATCAAATTGTCGGTGTTGTCGCTCCTGGTCAGCGTCCTGCTCGGCCTGATCGGCGCCAGCGCCAAACTCTCCAGCCTGGCCTTGCTGCGGGTTCCGGCCCAGCTCTACACCACCCTGATCCGCGGCGTGCCGGACCTGGTGCTGATGCTGCTGATTTTCTACAGCCTGCAGACCTGGCTGACCTCCTTCACCGATTTCATGGAGTGGGAATACATCGAGATCAACCCCTTCAGCGCCGGGGTGATCACCCTGGGCTTCATCTATGGCGCCTACTTCACCGAAACCTTTCGCGGGGCGATCCTGGCGGTGCCCCGGGGCCAGGTGGAAGCGGCCACCGCCTATGGCCTCAAACGCGGCCAGCGCTTTCGCTTCGTGGTCTTCCCGCAGATGATGCGCTTCGCCCTGCCGGGCATCGGCAACAACTGGATGGTGATGCTCAAGGCCACGGCCCTGGTGTCGATCATCGGCCTGGCCGACCTGGTCAAGGCCGCCCAGGACGCCGGCAAGAGCACCTATCAGCTGTTCTACTTTCTGGTCCTGGCGGCGCTGATCTACCTGTTGATCACCAGCGCCTCCAACGTTGTCCTGCGCAAGCTTGAACGGCGTTACGCCGCCGGCGCCCGGGAGGCCGTGCGATGA
- a CDS encoding ABC transporter permease — MIELLQEYWRPFLYSDGYHMTGLAMTMWLLTASICIGFLVSIPLSIARVSPKRYIRWPVQFYTYLFRGTPLYIQLLICYTGIYSIAAIRAQPLLDAFFRDAMNCTILAFALNTCAYTTEIFAGAIRSMAHGEVEAAKAYGLSGWKLYAYVIMPSALRRSLPYYSNEVILMLHSTTVAFTATIPDILKIARDANSATFLTFQSFGIAALIYLCVTFTLVGLFRLAERRWLAFLGPTH, encoded by the coding sequence ATGATCGAACTCCTGCAGGAATACTGGCGTCCCTTCCTTTACAGCGACGGTTACCACATGACCGGGCTGGCCATGACCATGTGGCTGCTCACAGCGTCGATCTGCATTGGCTTTCTGGTGTCGATCCCGCTGTCCATCGCCCGGGTTTCACCCAAGCGCTACATCCGCTGGCCGGTGCAGTTCTACACCTACCTGTTTCGCGGCACGCCGCTCTATATCCAGTTGCTGATCTGCTACACCGGGATCTACAGCATCGCCGCGATCCGCGCGCAACCGCTGCTGGATGCGTTCTTTCGCGACGCGATGAACTGCACCATCCTCGCCTTCGCCCTGAACACCTGTGCCTACACCACGGAAATTTTCGCCGGGGCGATCCGCAGCATGGCCCACGGCGAAGTCGAAGCGGCCAAGGCCTACGGCCTGAGCGGCTGGAAGCTGTATGCCTACGTGATCATGCCCTCGGCCCTGCGCCGCTCGCTGCCTTACTACAGCAACGAAGTGATCCTGATGCTGCACTCCACCACGGTGGCCTTCACCGCGACCATTCCCGACATTCTGAAAATCGCCCGGGACGCCAACTCGGCGACCTTCCTGACCTTTCAGTCGTTCGGTATTGCCGCCCTCATCTACCTGTGCGTGACCTTCACCCTGGTGGGTCTGTTCCGTCTCGCCGAGCGCCGCTGGCTGGCCTTTCTCGGACCGACCCACTAG
- a CDS encoding transporter substrate-binding domain-containing protein, with translation MKKALLTLSALALCMAAGSALAKEYKELRFGVDPSYAPFESKAADGSLVGFDIDLGNAICAELKVKCKWVESDFDGMIPGLKANKFDGVISSMTVTPAREKVIDFSSELFSGPTSFVFKKGSGLSADTASLKGKTVGYEQGTIQEAYAKAVLDKAGVKTQAYQNQDQVYADLTSGRLDASIQDMLQAELGFLKSPQGADYEVSKPVEDPLLPAKTAVGISKGNKELKALLDKGIKALHDDGTYATIQKKHFGDLNLYSGK, from the coding sequence ATGAAAAAAGCATTGCTGACCCTTTCCGCACTGGCTCTCTGCATGGCCGCCGGCTCCGCGCTGGCCAAGGAATACAAGGAACTGCGCTTTGGCGTCGACCCGTCCTATGCACCCTTCGAATCCAAGGCCGCCGACGGCAGCCTGGTGGGCTTCGACATCGACCTGGGCAATGCCATCTGCGCTGAGCTGAAGGTCAAGTGCAAATGGGTCGAAAGTGACTTCGACGGCATGATTCCCGGCCTCAAAGCCAACAAGTTCGACGGTGTGATCTCTTCCATGACCGTGACCCCGGCCCGCGAAAAAGTCATCGATTTCTCCAGCGAGCTGTTCTCCGGTCCCACCTCGTTCGTGTTCAAGAAGGGCTCGGGCCTGAGCGCAGACACCGCCTCGCTCAAGGGCAAGACCGTGGGCTATGAGCAGGGCACCATTCAGGAAGCCTATGCCAAGGCCGTACTGGACAAGGCCGGGGTCAAGACCCAGGCCTATCAGAACCAGGACCAGGTCTACGCCGACCTGACTTCCGGGCGCCTCGACGCCTCGATCCAGGACATGCTGCAAGCCGAGCTGGGCTTCCTCAAATCGCCACAGGGCGCGGACTACGAAGTCAGCAAGCCGGTGGAAGACCCCCTGCTGCCGGCCAAGACCGCCGTCGGTATCTCGAAAGGTAACAAAGAGCTGAAAGCGCTCCTGGATAAAGGTATCAAAGCGTTACACGATGATGGCACCTACGCCACCATCCAGAAAAAACACTTCGGTGACCTGAACCTCTACAGCGGTAAATAA
- a CDS encoding ABC transporter ATP-binding protein, with the protein MYKLTVEGLHKCYGDNEVLKGVSLKAKTGDVISLIGASGSGKSTFLRCINFLETPDDGAMSLDGQPIRMVSDRHGMHVADPAELQRIRTRLAMVFQHFNLWSHMTVLENITMAPRRVLGVSTKEAEERARRYLDKVGLPARVAGQYPAFLSGGQQQRVAIARALAMEPEVMLFDEPTSALDPELVGEVLKVIQGLAEEGRTMIMVTHEMSFARKVSSQVLFLHKGLVEEEGAPEEVLGHPKSERLQQFLSGNLK; encoded by the coding sequence ATGTACAAATTGACCGTTGAAGGCCTGCACAAATGCTATGGCGACAATGAAGTGCTCAAAGGTGTGTCTCTGAAGGCCAAGACCGGCGACGTGATCAGCCTGATCGGCGCCAGCGGCTCGGGTAAAAGCACCTTCCTGCGCTGCATCAACTTTCTCGAAACCCCGGACGACGGCGCCATGAGCCTGGATGGCCAGCCGATCCGCATGGTCAGCGATCGTCACGGCATGCACGTGGCCGACCCGGCCGAGCTGCAGCGGATCCGCACGCGCCTGGCGATGGTGTTCCAGCATTTCAACCTGTGGAGCCACATGACCGTGCTGGAAAACATCACCATGGCCCCGCGCCGGGTGCTGGGGGTCAGTACCAAGGAGGCCGAGGAGCGCGCCCGGCGCTATCTGGACAAGGTCGGCCTGCCGGCCCGGGTCGCCGGCCAGTACCCGGCCTTCCTGTCCGGCGGCCAGCAACAGCGGGTGGCCATCGCCCGGGCATTGGCCATGGAACCGGAGGTCATGCTGTTCGACGAACCGACCTCGGCCCTGGACCCGGAGCTGGTGGGCGAGGTGCTCAAGGTGATCCAGGGCCTGGCCGAAGAAGGCCGGACCATGATCATGGTCACCCACGAGATGAGCTTTGCACGCAAGGTGTCGAGCCAGGTGCTGTTTCTGCACAAGGGCCTGGTGGAAGAGGAAGGCGCCCCGGAGGAGGTGCTGGGTCACCCGAAAAGCGAGCGCCTGCAGCAGTTTCTCAGCGGCAACCTGAAGTAG
- a CDS encoding penicillin acylase family protein, translated as MASPALSHFLPRLGVAAAVAGALSLAGCQSWNSQSSLPPTSGVQPLKGLAQNVSVRRNAVGVPLIESSSFHDALFTLGYVHASDRIGEMVTLRLLAQGRLAEMYGAEVLDVDRLMRAVNLKKSADELYKASSPRIKRFFEVYARGVNAYLFRYRDKLPPDLAATGYTPEYWKAEDSALIFCLLNFGQSANLLEEINALVLAQKVGSDKLPWLTPSYPDEPLPLAEADKLKGLNLTIPGLNEVSRAANRMAQLNSLGVRGGSNLAIAPQRSRTGRSLLAVDSHLPAWYYAQIRAPKYQAAGASIAGLPAILQGFNGKVAWSLSSVEGDNQDLFLEKLKRQGNALYYQNNGKWQPVAVRNETYFVKGQRPIREAVYETRHGPLLNSALGAASGSGFGLALQTPELKDDKTLDAFFDLSRAQNVEKASDASREIRAIALNMVFADASNIGWQVTGRFPNRREGEGLLPSPGWDGRYDWDGYADPMLHPYDQDPPQGWIATANQRVISRGYGMQLSNSWQAPERAERMAELASSGKQDNRSLIALQYDQSTLFAAKLKKMFEAPGMAQSLKKAIEALPDADRAKAREAYSRLLAFDGKVTAGSADAALYELFLQESAKQIFLDKLGPESGSAWQAFVANGNLSYSAQADHLLGQEDSPFWDDSRSAQKEDKPAILARSLVAAINAGEQLLGADRKAWQWGKLHSYSWTSSSGRQIRAPMQAGGDHNTLNSAAYHWGQDFVIRDTPALRLIVDFGLSEPLMGLNSSGQSGNPASPNYANGIDGWLKAQYLSLPMQPQNFERSYGKTRLTLVPGK; from the coding sequence ATGGCCTCGCCAGCCCTTTCACATTTTCTTCCCCGGCTCGGCGTTGCCGCGGCTGTGGCCGGTGCCTTGAGCCTGGCCGGTTGCCAGTCCTGGAACTCACAGAGCAGCCTGCCCCCGACGTCTGGCGTGCAGCCTCTCAAGGGCCTGGCGCAGAACGTCTCGGTGCGCCGCAACGCGGTGGGCGTGCCGCTGATCGAAAGCAGCAGCTTCCATGACGCGCTGTTCACCCTGGGCTACGTGCACGCCAGCGACCGCATCGGCGAAATGGTCACCCTGCGCCTGCTGGCCCAGGGCCGCCTGGCCGAGATGTACGGCGCCGAGGTGCTGGATGTCGACCGCCTGATGCGCGCGGTGAATCTGAAGAAAAGCGCCGACGAGCTATACAAGGCCTCGTCGCCACGGATCAAGCGCTTCTTCGAAGTCTACGCCCGGGGGGTCAACGCCTACCTGTTCCGCTATCGCGACAAGCTGCCGCCGGATCTGGCGGCGACTGGCTATACCCCCGAGTACTGGAAGGCCGAGGACTCGGCGCTGATCTTCTGCCTGCTGAATTTCGGCCAGTCCGCCAACCTGCTGGAAGAGATCAACGCCCTGGTCCTGGCGCAAAAGGTCGGCAGCGACAAGCTGCCGTGGCTGACGCCGAGCTACCCCGATGAACCCTTGCCGCTGGCCGAGGCCGACAAACTCAAGGGGCTGAACCTCACCATTCCCGGGCTGAACGAAGTCAGCCGTGCCGCCAACCGCATGGCCCAGCTCAACAGCCTGGGCGTGCGCGGCGGCAGCAACCTGGCCATCGCCCCGCAGCGCAGCCGCACCGGCCGCAGCCTGCTGGCCGTCGACAGCCACCTGCCCGCCTGGTACTACGCGCAGATCCGCGCACCGAAGTACCAGGCCGCCGGTGCCTCCATCGCCGGTTTGCCAGCGATTCTCCAGGGCTTCAACGGCAAGGTGGCCTGGAGCCTGAGTTCGGTGGAAGGCGACAACCAGGACCTGTTCCTGGAGAAACTCAAACGCCAGGGCAACGCCCTGTACTACCAGAACAACGGTAAATGGCAGCCGGTGGCCGTGCGCAACGAAACCTATTTCGTCAAAGGCCAGCGGCCGATTCGCGAAGCGGTGTATGAAACCCGCCACGGCCCGTTGCTCAACAGCGCCCTGGGCGCGGCTTCGGGCAGCGGTTTCGGCCTGGCCCTGCAAACGCCGGAGCTCAAGGACGACAAGACCCTGGACGCCTTCTTCGACCTGTCCCGGGCGCAGAACGTCGAGAAAGCCTCGGACGCCAGCCGGGAAATCCGCGCCATCGCCCTGAACATGGTGTTCGCCGATGCCAGCAACATCGGCTGGCAGGTCACCGGGCGCTTCCCCAACCGTCGCGAAGGCGAAGGCCTGCTGCCTTCCCCGGGCTGGGACGGCCGCTACGACTGGGACGGCTACGCCGACCCGATGCTCCACCCCTATGACCAGGACCCGCCCCAGGGCTGGATCGCCACCGCCAACCAGCGGGTGATTTCCCGCGGCTACGGCATGCAGTTGTCCAACTCCTGGCAGGCCCCGGAACGGGCCGAGCGCATGGCCGAACTGGCCTCCAGCGGCAAGCAGGACAACCGCAGCCTGATCGCCCTGCAATACGACCAGAGCACCCTGTTCGCCGCCAAGCTGAAGAAGATGTTCGAAGCCCCGGGCATGGCTCAATCACTGAAGAAGGCCATCGAGGCATTGCCCGATGCCGACCGCGCCAAGGCCCGGGAGGCCTACAGCCGCCTGCTGGCGTTCGATGGCAAGGTCACTGCCGGCTCAGCCGACGCGGCGCTGTACGAATTGTTCCTGCAGGAAAGCGCCAAGCAGATCTTCCTCGACAAACTGGGCCCGGAATCCGGCAGCGCCTGGCAGGCCTTCGTCGCCAACGGCAACCTGTCCTACTCAGCCCAGGCCGACCACCTGCTGGGTCAGGAAGACAGCCCGTTCTGGGACGATTCGCGCAGCGCGCAAAAGGAAGACAAACCGGCGATCCTCGCCCGCAGCCTGGTGGCAGCCATCAATGCCGGCGAGCAACTGCTGGGAGCCGACCGCAAGGCCTGGCAATGGGGCAAGCTGCACAGCTACTCATGGACCAGCAGCAGTGGCCGGCAGATCCGCGCCCCGATGCAGGCCGGAGGCGATCACAACACCCTCAACAGCGCCGCTTACCATTGGGGGCAGGACTTCGTCATCCGCGACACCCCGGCCCTGCGCTTGATCGTGGATTTCGGCCTCAGCGAACCCTTGATGGGCCTCAACAGCAGCGGCCAGTCCGGCAACCCGGCAAGCCCGAACTACGCCAATGGCATCGACGGCTGGCTCAAGGCCCAATACCTGAGCCTGCCGATGCAGCCGCAGAACTTCGAGCGCAGCTACGGCAAGACCCGCCTGACCCTGGTTCCGGGCAAGTAA
- a CDS encoding DUF1145 domain-containing protein, with product MKFLWGMGKCLTLVFWLVVLINLAKPLINPLHLLVNLAGSLLLLTHLLELLLFNGSLKDRPHPWRDRWQILLVGIFHLQTLPAAAPAVETDHA from the coding sequence ATGAAGTTCTTGTGGGGGATGGGTAAATGTCTGACCTTGGTTTTTTGGCTGGTGGTGCTGATCAATCTGGCCAAGCCATTGATCAATCCATTGCACCTGCTGGTCAATCTGGCGGGCAGTCTGTTGCTGTTGACCCATCTGCTGGAACTGCTGCTGTTCAATGGCAGCCTCAAGGACCGTCCGCATCCCTGGCGTGATCGTTGGCAAATCCTGCTCGTGGGCATCTTCCACCTGCAAACCCTTCCCGCTGCTGCTCCTGCTGTCGAGACCGATCATGCGTAA